The Sorangiineae bacterium MSr11367 genome window below encodes:
- a CDS encoding BamA/TamA family outer membrane protein, translated as MKRLLSAVAIGLAALAAGHGEASAQDSPPQPLPTPPSKPTSPAPEGKPASGEKKADTKDEGKPKDDAKPKGDKKIPVSYQSPKRPLPDYDGRGDDPATAGDVALWVPRLLFSPLYFTSEYLIRRPLGALITGAERAGLPEALYDFFTFGPDHNAGFLPIGFVDFGFNPSVGIFLFWRDAFFKGNEFQIHGTTWGTDWVAAQFVDRITFHNRDTLTLSAGGIRRPDHAFFGIGARSLQGDRSRYGRDQVDVNAMVDLHLWRASRLEAGMGLKTVEIYNGHFGGDPNIDQGAAQGRFAIPYGFDRGYTAEYNTLTAALDTRQPRPAPGSGIRIELTALQGNDVRRSPGSGWVKYGGTVGGFYDLNDRGRVVSLSLNTQFADPLGGRDIPFLELVSLGGPNPMRGFFPGRLLGRSAAVVTARYRWPIWIWLDGSIQAAVGNVFDEHLKDFKPSLLRFSGAIGVESVGSPDSSFELLVGLGSETFEHGGQLNSFRLSVGSNRGF; from the coding sequence ATGAAGCGTCTTCTCTCGGCCGTAGCGATCGGCCTCGCGGCACTGGCGGCGGGACATGGGGAGGCCTCGGCACAAGACTCGCCCCCGCAGCCGCTCCCAACACCGCCATCGAAACCCACGTCTCCCGCACCCGAGGGAAAACCTGCCTCGGGCGAGAAAAAAGCGGACACCAAAGACGAGGGCAAACCCAAGGACGACGCAAAGCCCAAAGGCGACAAGAAGATCCCCGTTTCGTACCAGTCGCCGAAACGGCCGCTGCCTGACTACGACGGGCGCGGCGACGATCCGGCGACGGCGGGGGACGTCGCGCTCTGGGTGCCGCGGCTGCTGTTTTCGCCGCTCTACTTCACCAGCGAGTACCTGATTCGGCGGCCGCTCGGCGCCTTGATCACGGGGGCGGAACGCGCAGGCCTGCCCGAGGCGCTCTACGACTTTTTCACCTTCGGGCCGGACCACAATGCGGGCTTCTTGCCCATTGGATTCGTCGATTTCGGATTCAATCCCAGCGTCGGCATTTTCCTCTTCTGGAGAGACGCCTTCTTCAAAGGCAACGAGTTCCAGATTCACGGCACCACGTGGGGCACCGATTGGGTCGCCGCCCAATTCGTCGATCGCATCACCTTCCACAACCGCGACACGCTCACGTTGAGCGCCGGGGGCATCCGCCGTCCCGACCACGCCTTCTTCGGTATTGGAGCGCGCTCCCTCCAAGGTGACCGAAGCCGCTACGGCCGCGACCAGGTCGACGTCAACGCGATGGTCGATCTGCACCTTTGGCGCGCAAGCCGGCTCGAGGCGGGCATGGGCCTCAAGACGGTGGAGATCTACAACGGCCACTTCGGCGGCGATCCGAACATCGATCAGGGCGCCGCCCAAGGACGCTTCGCCATCCCCTACGGTTTCGATCGCGGCTACACCGCCGAGTACAACACGCTCACCGCGGCACTGGACACGCGCCAGCCGCGCCCCGCGCCGGGGTCGGGCATCCGCATCGAGCTCACCGCGCTGCAAGGCAACGACGTCCGTCGCTCGCCCGGCTCGGGCTGGGTCAAATACGGCGGCACCGTCGGAGGCTTTTACGACTTGAACGACCGCGGGCGCGTGGTGAGCCTCTCGCTCAACACGCAATTCGCCGACCCGCTCGGGGGCAGGGACATTCCCTTCCTCGAACTCGTATCGCTCGGCGGCCCCAACCCGATGCGCGGATTCTTCCCGGGCCGCCTCCTCGGCCGAAGCGCGGCGGTCGTCACCGCCCGCTACCGCTGGCCCATCTGGATCTGGCTCGATGGTTCAATCCAAGCGGCCGTGGGCAACGTTTTCGACGAGCACCTGAAGGACTTCAAGCCTTCCCTGCTCCGCTTCTCCGGCGCCATCGGCGTCGAAAGCGTGGGCTCGCCCGACAGCTCCTTCGAGCTTTTGGTAGGACTGGGAAGCGAGACATTCGAGCATGGTGGTCAGCTCAATTCGTTCCGTCTTTCCGTGGGGTCCAATCGTGGGTTCTAG
- a CDS encoding phosphatase PAP2 family protein codes for MRHGWFRVSLFVFMWLMLATHARADDAHPTTAPSLTWNPSWPTFRPVEYIATGLAGAAAASIFLLMKPPSQPHWTGGILFDDAARDAFRIGSQSGRDTARRISDFTAAGAVVLTLGVDSLLIPLMRKSDKVAVQLTMMNLEAFAFSTLITNSLFTGVGRARPSYEECQRDPTSDRLCSSGATASFPSGHANGAFTAAGLSCAHHGRLPLWGGGLPDAMACIGSLSLAVTTASLRVAGDRHYVTDVLTSAGIGFGFGYGVPTLLHYAAGGSVMETKVGSAKFSLMPMGGDRYGVMAVGSF; via the coding sequence ATGCGGCACGGTTGGTTCAGGGTAAGTCTCTTCGTCTTCATGTGGCTGATGCTCGCCACCCACGCGCGTGCCGACGACGCACACCCCACGACGGCCCCTTCGCTCACCTGGAATCCGTCCTGGCCGACATTCCGGCCGGTGGAATACATCGCCACAGGTTTGGCGGGCGCGGCCGCTGCGAGCATATTTCTTCTCATGAAACCGCCGAGTCAGCCGCATTGGACCGGCGGTATCCTGTTCGACGATGCCGCGCGCGACGCCTTTCGCATTGGTTCCCAGAGCGGTCGTGACACGGCGCGTCGCATTAGCGACTTTACCGCGGCAGGTGCAGTGGTCCTGACCCTGGGCGTCGATTCGCTTCTGATTCCTCTCATGAGGAAGAGCGACAAGGTCGCGGTGCAGCTCACGATGATGAACCTCGAGGCCTTCGCGTTCAGCACGCTCATCACCAACTCGCTCTTTACCGGCGTTGGGCGGGCCCGACCCTCGTACGAGGAATGCCAGCGCGATCCCACGAGCGATCGGCTGTGCAGTTCGGGAGCGACCGCATCATTTCCCAGCGGGCATGCCAACGGCGCGTTCACCGCCGCGGGGCTCTCTTGTGCGCACCATGGGCGGCTTCCGCTCTGGGGAGGCGGCCTGCCCGATGCGATGGCCTGCATCGGCAGCTTGTCCCTCGCCGTGACCACGGCGAGCCTTCGCGTCGCGGGCGATCGACACTACGTCACAGACGTGTTGACGAGTGCAGGGATCGGATTTGGTTTCGGCTACGGGGTGCCGACCTTGCTTCACTACGCGGCCGGAGGCTCGGTGATGGAGACCAAGGTGGGGAGCGCAAAGTTCTCGCTCATGCCCATGGGCGGCGATCGGTACGGGGTCATGGCGGTGGGGAGCTTCTGA
- a CDS encoding MFS transporter, whose protein sequence is MRSVRAWIMRAFDIRSGEGRLAALAFATLLLLITAHTILETARDALLLMRLPPRELGIVYIAVAICSLPAATIGTRAAERFGPRRTLIGMLIVAAATVVSLFAIHTNRATVVVIYVASGLIGSVLVPQFWTLVGSLFTVAQARRLVGLVASAGIVGGVLGSGAAAAAIMAIRIKALLLVSAGVFLATAGLLVFLPKAEKRASAPGKPRIKPREVSNGSNGSSSSTAVFRKEPFLWRVALVVVLSTATLLALDYFFKWTVARTIPSAEVGPFVARYYAALNGLSLVVQLLIGNALVRRFGVAAAIALTPFLLLLGATGTLVVGGTALAVELLKGVDGSLRNSVHRITTELIYLPVPSAARERAKPFIDGALARIAQGVTSAFLLALGGASFLTPRLFAAVVVVLAFAWLATAISMRQPYLGLLRRAVSTGSMGAPGTPDPIDLESAEALVAHLSSDDSAQVVGAMRVLARRGRERLVSTLILLHEDELVLMRALEMFGASTRTDWYIRAKRLLSHPSEPLRISAARALALHNQLDVEQLVSDAGSRLQGYAALHLALRDLSPAARARPKAGVNIKDAGADLVKNPRISRLVEQPGEAGDAARLGLLAAIADATPSQRLLALLHLLAERPGPSAEWTELLARASARQQATSMIPQLIANLPRRDGREAIRDALVELGEPVLDQVWAVLVDRKRPRNLRMHLPNTISRFGTRKAAEYLLENIETEHDGLVRYKSIRALGRIVTEQPVRVDRVRVERLANANLVEYFRILRLRVRLDRKPADFNTTAPPPMSVARQSATQRLLVGLLDDKLRQSLERAFRLLKVAHINEDIHRVHIACISDDKHARANAAEFLDVLLRRVDQQPLRRLLRLVADDLSMEERVMRAAPLVHFVTPRTRNEALTALVNDSDLTVATLAALFALEVGDTPLYLAVRDARRERPGLEVTAARVFDDSLTQKERVHGSG, encoded by the coding sequence ATGAGGAGTGTGCGGGCGTGGATCATGCGGGCGTTCGACATCCGTTCGGGTGAAGGACGTCTTGCGGCCCTCGCGTTTGCCACGCTGCTGCTCCTCATCACCGCGCACACCATTTTGGAAACGGCGCGCGACGCGCTGCTTCTGATGCGGCTTCCGCCGCGCGAGCTCGGCATCGTGTACATCGCGGTGGCCATTTGCTCCTTGCCGGCGGCCACCATCGGCACGCGCGCGGCGGAGCGCTTCGGCCCGCGGCGTACGCTCATCGGCATGCTCATCGTGGCCGCGGCCACGGTGGTCTCGCTCTTCGCGATCCACACGAACCGCGCCACCGTGGTCGTGATCTACGTCGCGAGTGGGCTCATCGGGTCGGTGCTCGTCCCGCAATTTTGGACCCTCGTCGGGTCGCTCTTTACGGTGGCCCAGGCGCGGCGGCTGGTGGGGCTCGTGGCCTCGGCCGGCATCGTCGGCGGCGTGCTCGGGTCGGGTGCGGCGGCCGCGGCGATCATGGCCATCCGCATCAAGGCGCTCCTGCTCGTCTCGGCGGGTGTCTTTCTCGCCACCGCGGGCCTTCTCGTCTTTTTGCCCAAGGCAGAGAAGAGGGCGAGCGCGCCCGGCAAGCCGCGGATCAAGCCGCGGGAAGTGTCGAATGGCTCGAACGGCTCGAGCAGCTCCACCGCGGTGTTTCGCAAAGAGCCGTTCCTCTGGCGCGTGGCCCTGGTGGTGGTTCTTTCCACGGCGACATTGCTGGCGCTCGACTATTTCTTCAAGTGGACGGTGGCGCGCACCATTCCGAGCGCCGAAGTGGGGCCTTTCGTTGCGCGGTATTACGCCGCGCTGAACGGACTTTCGCTGGTCGTGCAGCTCTTGATCGGCAATGCGCTGGTGCGCCGTTTCGGCGTCGCGGCGGCCATCGCGCTCACGCCGTTTCTGCTGTTGCTCGGTGCGACGGGCACCTTGGTGGTGGGCGGCACCGCGCTCGCGGTGGAGCTGCTCAAAGGCGTGGACGGCAGCTTGCGCAACTCCGTGCACCGCATCACCACGGAGCTGATTTACCTGCCCGTGCCGTCGGCGGCGCGCGAGCGCGCGAAGCCGTTCATCGACGGGGCGCTCGCGCGCATCGCGCAGGGCGTGACCAGCGCGTTCTTGCTCGCGCTCGGTGGGGCCAGCTTCCTCACGCCGCGCTTGTTCGCCGCGGTGGTGGTGGTGCTGGCCTTTGCATGGCTGGCCACGGCCATCTCCATGCGGCAGCCGTACCTCGGACTTTTGCGCCGCGCCGTTTCCACCGGCTCGATGGGCGCTCCGGGCACGCCCGATCCCATCGATTTGGAGAGCGCCGAGGCACTGGTGGCGCACCTCTCGAGCGACGACTCGGCGCAGGTGGTGGGCGCCATGCGCGTGCTGGCGCGACGGGGGCGCGAGCGGCTCGTCTCCACGCTGATTCTGCTCCACGAGGACGAGTTGGTGCTGATGCGCGCGCTGGAGATGTTCGGCGCCTCCACGCGCACCGATTGGTACATCCGCGCGAAGCGGCTCCTTTCGCACCCGAGCGAGCCCCTGCGCATCTCAGCGGCGCGGGCGCTGGCGCTGCACAATCAGCTCGACGTCGAGCAGCTGGTGAGCGACGCCGGCTCGCGCCTGCAGGGCTACGCGGCGCTGCACCTTGCGCTGCGCGATCTTTCGCCGGCGGCACGGGCCAGGCCGAAGGCCGGGGTGAACATCAAGGACGCCGGCGCCGACCTGGTGAAGAATCCGCGCATCTCGCGGTTGGTCGAGCAACCCGGCGAGGCCGGCGATGCCGCGCGCCTCGGCCTGCTCGCGGCCATCGCGGACGCCACGCCATCGCAGCGGCTCTTGGCGCTTTTGCATTTGCTCGCCGAGCGCCCTGGCCCTTCGGCGGAGTGGACGGAGCTTCTCGCGCGCGCCTCGGCGCGACAGCAAGCGACGAGCATGATTCCGCAGTTGATTGCCAACTTGCCCCGGCGCGATGGCCGCGAGGCCATTCGCGATGCCTTGGTCGAACTGGGCGAGCCGGTTCTCGATCAAGTGTGGGCGGTGCTCGTCGATCGCAAGCGGCCGCGCAATTTGCGGATGCACCTGCCGAACACGATTTCGCGCTTCGGCACGCGCAAGGCGGCGGAGTACCTGCTCGAGAACATCGAGACCGAGCACGACGGACTGGTGCGCTACAAGTCGATCCGGGCGCTGGGGCGCATCGTGACGGAGCAACCGGTCCGCGTCGACCGAGTTCGGGTGGAGCGGCTGGCCAACGCGAACCTGGTGGAGTACTTCCGCATTTTGCGACTGCGCGTGCGCCTCGACCGGAAGCCGGCCGATTTCAACACGACGGCGCCGCCGCCGATGTCGGTGGCGCGGCAGAGTGCGACGCAGCGGCTGCTCGTGGGGCTACTCGACGACAAGCTGCGGCAGTCGCTCGAGCGCGCGTTTCGTTTGCTGAAGGTGGCGCACATCAACGAGGACATCCACCGCGTGCACATTGCATGCATCTCGGACGACAAGCATGCGCGCGCCAACGCGGCCGAGTTCCTCGATGTGTTGCTCCGCCGCGTGGACCAGCAGCCGCTTCGCCGGTTGCTCCGCCTGGTGGCCGACGATCTCTCGATGGAGGAACGCGTCATGCGGGCGGCGCCACTGGTGCACTTCGTGACACCGCGCACGCGCAACGAGGCCCTGACGGCGCTGGTCAACGACAGCGATCTCACGGTGGCGACGCTGGCGGCGCTCTTCGCGCTGGAGGTGGGGGACACGCCGCTCTACTTGGCGGTGCGCGATGCGCGGCGTGAGAGGCCGGGCCTCGAGGTGACGGCGGCGCGCGTGTTCGACGATTCACTGACGCAAAAGGAGCGCGTTCATGGCAGCGGATAG
- a CDS encoding cyclic nucleotide-binding domain-containing protein yields the protein MAADSAQSRLSRELFMAAFGGGRAESGGGWNQNWVTDRLTAQLEEEDLHAGQALFYEGDPPDYLYFIRNGRIRMSRPGSGAWIYEGRWVLGSFDVLLDKPRTRTAIALSDFHVMRIRSEAWIDLLEDSFPIARMAFINMSRNVAQLEETVPLSWLEQPQEALAFPLPPGRLSLVERLAVLVDAPRLRGAGVQTLADLAAIADEVIFAPGQIILESGAQRDRIFYSLEGDVLATRKNPDIERHFGPGVPVLGAACVVEPAWEARAVTRVRALTIKVEDWFDLAEEHFDIVLASLASLASDRLRIMERMADEHGDILMK from the coding sequence ATGGCAGCGGATAGCGCGCAGTCGCGGCTTTCCCGCGAGTTGTTCATGGCAGCCTTCGGCGGCGGACGCGCCGAGAGCGGTGGCGGCTGGAACCAGAATTGGGTCACCGATCGGCTGACCGCGCAGTTGGAGGAGGAAGATCTGCACGCGGGGCAGGCGCTCTTCTACGAGGGCGATCCGCCGGACTACCTGTACTTCATTCGCAACGGGCGCATCCGCATGTCGCGCCCGGGAAGCGGCGCGTGGATCTACGAGGGGCGCTGGGTGCTCGGCAGCTTCGACGTGCTGCTCGACAAGCCGCGCACGCGCACGGCCATCGCGCTCTCGGACTTCCACGTGATGCGCATCCGCTCGGAGGCGTGGATCGATTTGCTCGAGGACAGCTTTCCCATCGCGCGCATGGCCTTCATCAACATGTCGCGCAACGTGGCGCAGCTCGAGGAGACGGTGCCGCTCTCGTGGCTCGAGCAGCCGCAGGAGGCGCTGGCCTTTCCGCTTCCACCGGGACGACTCAGCTTGGTCGAGCGCCTCGCCGTGCTGGTCGACGCGCCCCGTCTGCGGGGGGCAGGTGTGCAAACCTTGGCCGATCTCGCGGCCATCGCCGACGAGGTAATCTTTGCCCCGGGGCAAATCATCCTGGAGAGCGGCGCCCAGCGCGATCGCATCTTCTACTCGCTCGAAGGCGACGTCCTGGCAACGCGGAAAAACCCGGACATCGAGCGCCACTTCGGCCCGGGCGTGCCCGTGCTGGGCGCAGCCTGCGTCGTCGAGCCGGCGTGGGAAGCGCGCGCGGTCACCCGCGTGCGCGCGCTCACCATCAAGGTCGAAGATTGGTTCGACCTGGCCGAAGAGCACTTCGACATCGTGCTCGCCTCACTGGCATCGCTGGCCTCCGACCGATTGCGCATCATGGAGCGCATGGCCGACGAGCATGGCGACATCTTGATGAAGTGA
- a CDS encoding penicillin-binding protein activator LpoB codes for MMSIRSVMAGLASVVALGAFTPACGGKEYVRDSHDPSIDNAAMSTGLDKDDIQRMLSENLNNLRNAPIMDLWRTHRGADTVAVFPFQNETSEHIESQLTTILSEAETWLVDSGVVTMISRERQNQMIAEVEGHRNAVFNPAHVAQYGRQLGAKYFVTGKVSTSDERTDDARRVQYFFFMQVIEVETSAIRWQHKAYITKMVK; via the coding sequence ATGATGAGCATTCGTTCCGTGATGGCTGGCCTGGCTTCCGTCGTTGCCCTGGGAGCGTTCACCCCGGCTTGCGGTGGCAAAGAGTACGTTCGCGATTCGCACGATCCGAGCATCGACAACGCGGCCATGAGCACCGGGCTCGACAAGGACGACATCCAGCGGATGCTTTCGGAGAACCTGAACAACCTGCGCAACGCGCCCATCATGGATCTCTGGCGCACCCATCGCGGCGCCGACACGGTGGCGGTCTTCCCGTTTCAAAATGAGACGAGCGAGCACATCGAATCGCAGCTCACCACGATCCTGAGCGAAGCCGAGACCTGGCTCGTCGACTCGGGCGTCGTCACGATGATTTCGCGCGAGCGTCAAAATCAGATGATCGCGGAAGTGGAAGGCCATCGCAATGCGGTCTTCAACCCGGCGCACGTGGCGCAATACGGGCGTCAGCTCGGGGCCAAGTACTTCGTGACCGGCAAGGTCTCCACGTCGGACGAGCGCACGGACGATGCGCGCCGCGTGCAGTACTTCTTCTTCATGCAGGTCATCGAGGTGGAGACGAGCGCCATCCGCTGGCAGCACAAGGCTTACATCACCAAGATGGTGAAGTGA
- a CDS encoding thioredoxin domain-containing protein, with protein MRKTSSLAYVLLLVLPVLVGLTVSALLLVDYLRPAPLFCESGGGCDRIRQTDYSSFLGVPLPAFGLLGYLALGALTFFVRGPVARRVEVALAGISGLIGAGLLLLQVKLATFCPYCTIVDTCSLLVFAGSVLRLRHETDPPAALVPRLLGGVAMAGAVAVPFFIGRSVSTLPPVIAAEIEKTPQGKVTVVDFVDFECPFCRVTHEAFSPVLASHASQIRVVRKQVPLTRIHPNALDAARAACCGEQLGKGEEMASALFQTEDLTAAGCEKLALSLGLDLGAYRSCIGDPKVDERIQKETAEFRASKSRGLPTIYIGEHKLEGMQGAAELESTMARALADQS; from the coding sequence ATGCGAAAAACCTCGTCCCTCGCCTACGTTCTGCTCCTTGTGCTTCCGGTGCTCGTCGGTTTGACCGTCAGCGCCCTTCTCCTGGTCGATTATTTGCGACCAGCGCCCCTGTTTTGCGAGTCCGGGGGCGGGTGCGACCGCATCCGGCAGACCGACTACTCGTCGTTCCTCGGCGTGCCGCTGCCCGCGTTCGGTCTCCTCGGCTACCTGGCCTTGGGCGCGCTCACCTTCTTCGTGCGCGGGCCCGTTGCTCGCCGCGTCGAGGTGGCCCTGGCCGGCATTTCCGGCTTGATCGGTGCGGGCCTGCTCTTGCTGCAAGTTAAGCTGGCGACGTTTTGCCCATATTGCACCATCGTCGACACGTGTTCGTTGCTCGTCTTTGCCGGGTCGGTCCTCCGCCTACGCCACGAGACGGACCCGCCCGCGGCGTTGGTGCCGCGTCTTTTGGGCGGTGTCGCGATGGCGGGCGCGGTGGCGGTGCCCTTTTTCATCGGCCGCTCCGTCTCCACGTTGCCGCCGGTCATCGCCGCGGAAATCGAAAAGACCCCGCAGGGGAAGGTCACCGTGGTGGACTTCGTGGATTTCGAGTGCCCCTTTTGCCGGGTGACGCACGAGGCCTTCTCGCCGGTCCTGGCGTCGCATGCCTCGCAGATCCGCGTGGTGCGCAAGCAGGTTCCGCTCACGCGCATCCACCCCAACGCGCTCGATGCGGCGCGTGCGGCCTGCTGCGGCGAACAGCTCGGCAAGGGCGAAGAAATGGCCAGCGCGCTCTTCCAAACCGAGGATCTCACGGCGGCCGGTTGCGAGAAGCTCGCCCTATCCCTGGGGCTCGACCTGGGGGCCTACCGCTCCTGCATCGGCGACCCCAAAGTCGACGAGCGCATTCAAAAGGAGACGGCGGAGTTTCGCGCCTCCAAGTCACGCGGACTGCCCACGATCTACATCGGCGAGCACAAGCTCGAAGGCATGCAGGGCGCGGCCGAACTCGAGTCCACGATGGCCCGCGCCCTCGCCGACCAATCCTGA
- the rnr gene encoding ribonuclease R, giving the protein MLRNLPSRHQVLDTLSAESRPVHAREIATRLGVDDTSYPGFLRLLDDLVYQGILTARDGHKFKLSNATSSTRGEEREGIITIAPRGFGFVSSAGALNDDVFIPHPSLGGAMHGDKVKIAVVSRSNKGAEGSVLEVLDRHIKRVAGTLRRRGKSAWLEPDDTRIRGPIVLPRNIDQVAEEGNSGKDGDAAVVTIVRYPTLPDENPEGRLEAVLGKPGEIGVEVAKVLVREQVEEVHSPEAFAEAEAYGVEVPKEMLEGREDLTHIPLPTIDPEDARDHDDAVWVERLEHGDGYRAWIAIADVSSYVRPGTRTDAEALGRGCSIYLPDRAIPMLPRPLSSNLCSLLPDVIRLCLCAEIELDGAGRVKKSRLIRGFMRSAAKLTYGGVARALGLTENPPRDPKAEEMVDGLKVAYELSRKLRTQRLKRGAVDFDLPEAKIVLGDEGEPLDVMRRAEDAGVKRAYQLIEELMLLANETVARWFVQQELPAVFRVHAAPDPEKLDRFARLCEQLGIEFDLEIAEDPKQISTLLKSFAELEEARVLNMLLLRSMKQATYDIVNIGHFGLASKAYLHFTSPIRRYPDLIVHRAVHAVLMGKGHSLGEKELAEAAIRSSTAERRAMDIEREVADLYRAVFMRERVGQQFEGNVTALVGSGVYVNLDEPFVDVLVRFEDLGGGTYELDEDGLRAVSESGDSIQLGARMAVEIIDVSLVRRAVYGRRLFRESDLVEPKKAQRRAEKSSKKKVERKQEKHGKPERRSPRKGKPAPSKKPSSSPKRGKVKAKKIVKTKGKKARR; this is encoded by the coding sequence ATGCTGCGTAATCTTCCCAGCCGCCATCAAGTCCTCGACACCCTTTCGGCCGAATCTCGCCCGGTTCATGCGCGCGAGATCGCCACCCGGTTGGGCGTCGACGACACCAGCTACCCCGGCTTTTTGCGCCTTTTGGACGACCTCGTCTACCAGGGCATCTTGACGGCGCGCGATGGGCACAAGTTCAAGCTTTCGAACGCCACCTCCTCCACCCGGGGCGAGGAACGCGAGGGCATCATCACCATCGCACCGCGCGGGTTCGGCTTCGTCTCCAGCGCGGGGGCCCTGAACGACGACGTCTTCATCCCGCACCCGTCGCTCGGCGGCGCCATGCACGGCGACAAGGTGAAGATTGCCGTCGTTTCGCGCAGCAACAAGGGCGCCGAGGGCTCCGTGCTCGAGGTCCTCGATCGGCACATCAAGCGGGTCGCGGGCACCTTGCGCCGGCGCGGCAAGAGCGCATGGCTCGAGCCGGACGATACGCGCATCCGCGGCCCCATCGTGTTGCCGCGCAACATCGACCAGGTCGCGGAAGAGGGAAACAGCGGCAAGGATGGCGATGCCGCGGTGGTCACCATCGTGCGCTACCCCACGCTGCCCGACGAGAACCCCGAGGGACGCCTCGAGGCGGTGCTGGGCAAGCCAGGCGAAATCGGCGTCGAGGTGGCCAAGGTTCTCGTGCGCGAGCAAGTCGAGGAGGTGCACTCGCCCGAAGCCTTCGCCGAGGCGGAAGCTTACGGCGTCGAGGTGCCCAAGGAGATGCTCGAAGGGCGCGAGGACCTGACGCACATCCCGCTGCCCACGATCGATCCGGAGGATGCACGCGACCACGACGACGCGGTGTGGGTCGAGCGCCTGGAGCACGGCGACGGCTACCGCGCGTGGATCGCCATCGCCGACGTGAGCTCGTACGTGCGCCCTGGCACGCGGACCGACGCGGAGGCGCTCGGGCGCGGCTGCAGCATTTACCTGCCCGACCGCGCCATCCCCATGCTTCCGCGGCCGCTGTCGTCAAACCTCTGTTCGCTGCTGCCCGATGTGATTCGTCTTTGCCTCTGCGCGGAGATCGAACTCGATGGTGCGGGCCGCGTGAAGAAGTCGCGCTTGATCCGCGGCTTCATGCGCAGCGCGGCCAAGCTGACCTACGGCGGCGTGGCGCGGGCGCTCGGTCTGACCGAAAACCCGCCGCGCGATCCCAAGGCCGAGGAGATGGTCGATGGCCTGAAAGTGGCCTACGAGCTGTCGCGCAAATTGCGCACGCAGCGCTTGAAGCGCGGCGCCGTCGACTTCGATCTGCCGGAGGCGAAGATCGTCCTCGGCGACGAGGGCGAGCCGCTCGACGTGATGCGCCGCGCGGAGGATGCCGGCGTCAAACGCGCCTACCAGCTCATCGAGGAGCTGATGCTCCTGGCCAACGAGACGGTGGCGCGCTGGTTCGTGCAGCAGGAGCTGCCCGCCGTTTTCCGCGTGCACGCGGCGCCGGATCCCGAGAAGCTCGACCGGTTCGCGCGCCTTTGCGAGCAGCTTGGCATCGAGTTCGATCTGGAGATCGCCGAGGATCCGAAGCAGATCAGCACCTTGCTGAAGTCCTTCGCCGAGCTGGAAGAAGCGCGCGTGTTGAACATGCTGCTGCTTCGCTCGATGAAGCAGGCGACGTACGACATCGTCAACATCGGGCACTTCGGCCTCGCGTCGAAGGCGTACCTGCATTTCACCTCGCCCATCCGCCGCTACCCCGACTTGATCGTGCACCGCGCGGTGCACGCGGTGCTCATGGGCAAAGGGCATTCGCTGGGCGAAAAGGAGCTCGCCGAAGCAGCCATCCGCTCGTCGACGGCGGAGCGGCGCGCGATGGACATCGAGCGCGAGGTGGCCGATCTCTACCGCGCAGTGTTCATGCGCGAGCGCGTGGGGCAGCAATTCGAGGGGAACGTGACGGCGCTCGTGGGTTCGGGCGTGTACGTGAACCTGGACGAGCCCTTCGTCGACGTGCTCGTTCGCTTCGAGGACCTCGGAGGCGGGACGTACGAGCTCGACGAAGACGGCCTGCGCGCCGTCTCGGAGTCGGGCGATTCCATTCAGCTCGGCGCGCGCATGGCCGTCGAGATCATCGACGTTTCGTTGGTGCGTCGCGCCGTCTATGGCCGGCGCCTGTTCCGCGAGTCCGACCTGGTCGAGCCGAAGAAGGCCCAGCGTCGCGCCGAGAAGAGCAGCAAGAAGAAGGTCGAACGCAAGCAGGAGAAGCACGGCAAGCCCGAGCGGCGCTCCCCGCGCAAGGGCAAGCCCGCGCCGTCGAAGAAGCCGTCTTCGTCCCCCAAGCGCGGGAAGGTCAAGGCAAAGAAAATCGTGAAGACGAAGGGCAAAAAAGCACGCCGCTAG